A single Thermaerobacter sp. FW80 DNA region contains:
- the rlmN gene encoding 23S rRNA (adenine(2503)-C(2))-methyltransferase RlmN — protein sequence MVAADSTTVPATGGEPAAAGPVAAGAPGDAAGSGPAGRDATPDLLPVPTRQWVGLLPEELAAALATWGEPSYRGQQIFTWMHRRGVTRFAAMTDLPKALRRRLAALGDPVVPEVRAVQVDPEDGTRKYLLELADGQLIETVLMRYRYGLSLCVSSQVGCAMGCRFCASTLGGLVRNLSAAEMAGQLLVVNRHLVVQGERVSHLVVMGIGEPLQNLDATLRFLRIAHHPKGAGISYRHMTVSTSGLVPQIRRLAEEGLPITLAVSLHAPNDALRSWLMPVNRRWPMAELMDACREYVQRTGRRITFEYVLIEDVNDRPEHAAELADVLAGLGGPVHVNLIPWNPVSERPFKAPSPQRVEAFAAALRRRGVNVTVRRQLGRRIEAACGQLRRRALAAAGDGSS from the coding sequence ATGGTCGCGGCGGACTCCACGACGGTCCCGGCGACGGGCGGCGAACCGGCGGCGGCCGGTCCGGTGGCGGCAGGCGCCCCTGGGGACGCCGCCGGGTCCGGCCCGGCGGGGCGGGACGCGACGCCCGACCTCCTGCCCGTGCCCACCCGCCAGTGGGTCGGCCTGCTGCCGGAGGAACTGGCCGCAGCGCTGGCGACGTGGGGCGAGCCGTCGTACCGCGGCCAGCAGATCTTCACCTGGATGCACCGGCGCGGCGTGACGCGCTTCGCGGCGATGACCGACCTGCCCAAGGCGCTGCGGAGGCGCCTCGCCGCCCTGGGCGACCCGGTGGTCCCGGAAGTGCGAGCCGTCCAGGTCGACCCGGAGGATGGCACCCGCAAGTACCTGTTGGAGCTGGCCGACGGGCAGCTGATCGAGACCGTGCTGATGCGCTACCGGTACGGCCTCAGCCTCTGCGTCTCCAGCCAGGTGGGCTGCGCCATGGGGTGCCGGTTCTGTGCGTCGACCCTGGGCGGACTGGTGCGCAACCTGAGCGCGGCGGAGATGGCCGGCCAGCTGTTGGTGGTCAACCGCCACCTGGTCGTCCAGGGGGAGCGGGTGAGCCACCTGGTGGTCATGGGCATCGGCGAGCCGCTGCAGAACCTGGATGCCACCCTCCGCTTCCTGCGGATCGCCCACCACCCCAAGGGCGCGGGGATCAGCTATCGGCACATGACGGTCTCGACCTCGGGGCTGGTGCCCCAGATCCGCCGGCTGGCCGAGGAGGGCCTGCCCATCACGCTGGCGGTGTCCCTCCACGCGCCCAACGACGCGCTGCGCAGCTGGCTGATGCCGGTCAACCGCCGCTGGCCCATGGCCGAGCTGATGGACGCGTGTCGCGAGTACGTCCAGCGGACGGGACGGCGCATCACCTTCGAATACGTGTTGATCGAGGACGTCAACGACCGCCCGGAGCACGCCGCGGAGTTGGCCGACGTGTTGGCGGGCCTTGGGGGTCCCGTGCACGTGAACCTGATCCCGTGGAACCCCGTCAGCGAGCGACCGTTCAAGGCGCCGTCGCCCCAACGGGTCGAGGCCTTCGCCGCCGCCCTGCGCCGGCGCGGGGTCAACGTGACGGTGCGGCGGCAGCTGGGGCGGCGGATCGAGGCGGCCTGCGGCCAGCTGCGCCGGCGGGCGCTGGCGGCGGCGGGAGACGGGTCGAGCTGA
- a CDS encoding Stp1/IreP family PP2C-type Ser/Thr phosphatase: protein MPVLRLAARTHPGWVRENNEDAYLAEALPGDDGWLVAVADGMGGHRAGEVASWLALRTLREQVVAGAALADAVLAANEEVFRRQAGDPGLSGMGTTLTAAVIGRGGAVELCHVGDSRAYLLRQGYLARLTRDHSLVEEFVRSGALTEQEARRHPQRNLLTRAIGTDASVPVDETTVQLEPSDLLLLCSDGLSEALPDAMLADLLAAGGPGDVVARVDALIQAALAAGGGDNITAVLAWWDGEAP, encoded by the coding sequence ATGCCGGTGTTGCGCCTGGCCGCCCGCACCCACCCCGGGTGGGTGCGGGAGAACAACGAAGACGCCTACCTGGCCGAAGCCCTGCCGGGCGACGACGGCTGGCTGGTCGCCGTCGCCGACGGCATGGGGGGCCATCGTGCCGGGGAGGTGGCCAGCTGGCTGGCCCTGCGCACCCTGCGGGAGCAGGTCGTCGCCGGCGCCGCCCTCGCCGACGCGGTGCTGGCGGCCAACGAGGAGGTCTTCCGGCGCCAGGCGGGCGATCCGGGCCTCAGCGGCATGGGGACCACGCTGACGGCGGCGGTCATCGGCCGCGGCGGTGCCGTCGAGCTCTGCCACGTCGGCGACTCGCGGGCCTACCTGCTGCGGCAGGGCTACCTCGCCCGCCTCACCCGCGACCACTCGCTGGTGGAGGAGTTCGTCCGCAGTGGTGCGCTGACGGAGCAGGAGGCTCGTCGCCACCCCCAGCGCAACCTGCTCACGCGGGCCATCGGCACCGACGCCTCGGTGCCCGTGGATGAGACCACGGTCCAGCTCGAGCCCTCGGATCTGTTGCTCCTCTGCAGCGACGGCCTCAGCGAGGCGCTCCCCGACGCCATGCTGGCCGACCTGCTCGCCGCGGGCGGACCGGGCGACGTGGTGGCCCGGGTCGACGCCCTGATCCAGGC